In Candidatus Aegiribacteria sp., a single genomic region encodes these proteins:
- a CDS encoding YggS family pyridoxal phosphate-dependent enzyme — translation MNYSIESIKSNFHRAGDMIAEALNAVHHSPRVVRIMAVTKTHPVELVQLSIEAGIRIIGENRVSEGGRKIKTLGKEVAEFHMIGPIHTGEVRQAVRDFHWIDSICRMKIAEEIAKRTTAINKKQPGILVEVNTSGEESKHGLAPEYSVLEEALGQMRELGLVISGLLTIGPLGGTEEETRKAFASLRNLRDDLSRKCGFELPELSMGMSDDFQLAVMEGSTIVRLGRFLFGRRQN, via the coding sequence TTGAATTATTCCATTGAGAGCATAAAAAGTAATTTCCACCGCGCGGGGGATATGATAGCTGAAGCATTGAATGCCGTACACCACTCACCGCGAGTCGTCAGGATAATGGCTGTTACGAAGACGCATCCTGTTGAACTGGTTCAGTTGTCCATAGAAGCTGGTATCAGGATAATTGGTGAGAACAGGGTCAGTGAAGGCGGGCGCAAGATTAAAACACTCGGGAAAGAAGTTGCTGAATTTCACATGATCGGTCCCATCCATACAGGGGAAGTGAGACAGGCTGTCAGAGATTTCCACTGGATTGATTCCATCTGCAGAATGAAGATTGCGGAGGAGATAGCTAAACGAACCACGGCCATAAATAAGAAACAGCCCGGAATACTTGTGGAGGTCAACACTTCCGGTGAGGAATCAAAGCATGGTCTGGCACCTGAATATTCAGTACTTGAGGAGGCGCTTGGTCAAATGCGGGAACTCGGTCTCGTTATATCGGGATTACTGACTATCGGGCCACTGGGGGGAACCGAGGAGGAAACAAGAAAAGCATTTGCTTCTCTTCGGAATCTCAGAGACGATCTTTCCCGCAAATGTGGTTTTGAGCTTCCTGAGCTTTCCATGGGCATGAGCGATGATTTCCAGCTTGCTGTGATGGAGGGTTCTACTATCGTCAGACTTGGCAGGTTCCTTTTCGGCAGGAGACAAAATTGA